A window of the Lolium perenne isolate Kyuss_39 chromosome 7, Kyuss_2.0, whole genome shotgun sequence genome harbors these coding sequences:
- the LOC127301692 gene encoding probable apyrase 6 isoform X2 — MRRPNARVEPPAQAQEQTLASAPASKMAAQRQRASSSLGRRHLAGALAFLAATAFALLLLLPRSSPPSYGVVIDAGSTGSRVHVIAYHAGPLPQLDWTRTASLKATPGLSSFAADPGTAGPSIAPLLEFARRRVPRDSWVRTEVRLMATAGLRLLDAATAEAVLESCRELLRESGFRFQDEWATMISGAEEGIYAWVAANYALGTLGGATQDTTGIIELGGASIQVTFVTNKPMPPEFSHVLKLGDITYNLYSHSFLHLGQNVAYESLHQLLSRPGPKSMATHLTHQATYRDPCTPRGFSRMGGEVKLPASILESKAEYNPFAHAVGNFSECRSAVRTLLQKGQEECMYHDCRMGGAFVPDLEGKFLATENFFHTSKFFGLHSKSFLSDLMLAGEQFCHGDWSNIKKKYRSFNEGELLLFCFSSAYIVALLHDTLKFPMDHKSIDVTNQIRGVPVDWALGAFIVQKTPNRTDMLHPEVEKTSPQDNIRHGERPVHHNQGQPMSLVPRRWELMEFLRRGTSDCKCKYS, encoded by the exons ATGCGCCGCCCCAATGCTCGCGTCGAGCCGCCTGCCCAAGCACAGGAGCAAACCCTAGCTTCTGCCCCcgcatccaagatggccgcccaaCGGCAGCGCGCCAGCTCCAGCCTCGGCCGCCGCCACCTCGCCGGCGCGCTCGCTTTCCTCGCGGCCACCGCCTTcgccctgctgctcctcctcccccGCTCGTCGCCCCCCAGCTACGGCGTCGTCATCGACGCCGGCAGCACGGGCAGCCGCGTCCACGTCATCGCCTACCACGCGGGCCCGCTCCCGCAGCTGGACTGGACGCGCACGGCGTCACTGAAGGCCACCCCGGGGCTGTCCTCGTTCGCGGCCGACCCTGGCACCGCGGGCCCGTCGATCGCGCCGCTGCTGGAGTTCGCACGGCGGCGCGTGCCGCGGGATAGTTGGGTGCGCACCGAGGTGCGGCTCATGGCCACGGCCGGCCTCCGGCTGCTTGATGCAGCCACGGCTGAAGCTGTCTTGGAGTCATGCAGGGAGCTGCTTCGGGAGTCAGGGTTCCGGTTCCAGGACGAATGGGCCACCATGATTTCAG GAGCTGAGGAAGGGATTTATGCATGGGTTGCGGCAAATTATGCATTGGGTACTCTGGGTGGTGCTACACAAGATACTACGGGGATAATTGAGCTTGGTGGGGCTTCTATTCAG GTAACGTTTGTCACCAATAAACCTATGCCTCCGGAGTTCTCTCACGTGCTCAAGCTTGGAGACATCACATATAACCTGTACAGCCACAGTTTTCTACATCTTGGTCAG AATGTAGCGTATGAATCACTTCATCAATTGCTGAGCAGACCGGGCCCTAAATCAA TGGCCACCCATTTAACTCATCAAGCTACATACAGAGATCCTTGCACCCCAAGGGGATTTTCGCGCATGGGTGGAGAAGTTAAACTTCCTGCTAGCATTCTTGAGTCAAAGGCGGAGTACAACCCGTTTGCTCATGCCGTTGGTAACTTCTCTGAGTGTAGATCTGCAGTGAGAACACTATTGCAGAAAGGACAAG AGGAATGTATGTATCATGATTGCCGTATGGGAGGAGCATTTGTACCAGATCTAGAAGGAAAATTCTTAGCAACTGAGAATTTCTTTCATACCTCGAAG TTCTTTGGGCTGCATTCGAAGTCTTTTCTTTCTGATCTGATGCTTGCCGGAGAGCAATTTTGTCATGGGGACTGGTCAAACATAAAAAAGAAGTACCGTTCTTTCAATGAGGGGGAACTGCTCCTTTTTTGCTTCTCTTCGGCATATATTGTGGCCTTACTGCATGATACTCTAAAATTTCCCATGGATCATAAGAG CATTGATGTTACAAATCAAATTCGGGGTGTCCCAGTTGACTGGGCTTTGGGCGCTTTTATTGTGCAGAAGACACCAAACCGGACAGA CATGCTCCATCCTGAAGTGGAGAAGACCTCACCTCAAGACAATATACGACATGGAGAAAGGCCGGTACATCATAACCAGGGTCAGCCGATGAGCCTTGTGCCTCGTCGCTGGGAGTTGATGGAGTTCCTGCGACGGGGCACCAGTGACTGTAAATGTAAATATTCCTGA
- the LOC127301692 gene encoding probable apyrase 6 isoform X1, producing MRRPNARVEPPAQAQEQTLASAPASKMAAQRQRASSSLGRRHLAGALAFLAATAFALLLLLPRSSPPSYGVVIDAGSTGSRVHVIAYHAGPLPQLDWTRTASLKATPGLSSFAADPGTAGPSIAPLLEFARRRVPRDSWVRTEVRLMATAGLRLLDAATAEAVLESCRELLRESGFRFQDEWATMISGAEEGIYAWVAANYALGTLGGATQDTTGIIELGGASIQVTFVTNKPMPPEFSHVLKLGDITYNLYSHSFLHLGQNVAYESLHQLLSRPGPKSMATHLTHQATYRDPCTPRGFSRMGGEVKLPASILESKAEYNPFAHAVGNFSECRSAVRTLLQKGQEECMYHDCRMGGAFVPDLEGKFLATENFFHTSKFFGLHSKSFLSDLMLAGEQFCHGDWSNIKKKYRSFNEGELLLFCFSSAYIVALLHDTLKFPMDHKSIDVTNQIRGVPVDWALGAFIVQKTPNRTEYSDLSVSYLDNYDFSGLVPLIFITTVVVFTACSILKWRRPHLKTIYDMEKGRYIITRVSR from the exons ATGCGCCGCCCCAATGCTCGCGTCGAGCCGCCTGCCCAAGCACAGGAGCAAACCCTAGCTTCTGCCCCcgcatccaagatggccgcccaaCGGCAGCGCGCCAGCTCCAGCCTCGGCCGCCGCCACCTCGCCGGCGCGCTCGCTTTCCTCGCGGCCACCGCCTTcgccctgctgctcctcctcccccGCTCGTCGCCCCCCAGCTACGGCGTCGTCATCGACGCCGGCAGCACGGGCAGCCGCGTCCACGTCATCGCCTACCACGCGGGCCCGCTCCCGCAGCTGGACTGGACGCGCACGGCGTCACTGAAGGCCACCCCGGGGCTGTCCTCGTTCGCGGCCGACCCTGGCACCGCGGGCCCGTCGATCGCGCCGCTGCTGGAGTTCGCACGGCGGCGCGTGCCGCGGGATAGTTGGGTGCGCACCGAGGTGCGGCTCATGGCCACGGCCGGCCTCCGGCTGCTTGATGCAGCCACGGCTGAAGCTGTCTTGGAGTCATGCAGGGAGCTGCTTCGGGAGTCAGGGTTCCGGTTCCAGGACGAATGGGCCACCATGATTTCAG GAGCTGAGGAAGGGATTTATGCATGGGTTGCGGCAAATTATGCATTGGGTACTCTGGGTGGTGCTACACAAGATACTACGGGGATAATTGAGCTTGGTGGGGCTTCTATTCAG GTAACGTTTGTCACCAATAAACCTATGCCTCCGGAGTTCTCTCACGTGCTCAAGCTTGGAGACATCACATATAACCTGTACAGCCACAGTTTTCTACATCTTGGTCAG AATGTAGCGTATGAATCACTTCATCAATTGCTGAGCAGACCGGGCCCTAAATCAA TGGCCACCCATTTAACTCATCAAGCTACATACAGAGATCCTTGCACCCCAAGGGGATTTTCGCGCATGGGTGGAGAAGTTAAACTTCCTGCTAGCATTCTTGAGTCAAAGGCGGAGTACAACCCGTTTGCTCATGCCGTTGGTAACTTCTCTGAGTGTAGATCTGCAGTGAGAACACTATTGCAGAAAGGACAAG AGGAATGTATGTATCATGATTGCCGTATGGGAGGAGCATTTGTACCAGATCTAGAAGGAAAATTCTTAGCAACTGAGAATTTCTTTCATACCTCGAAG TTCTTTGGGCTGCATTCGAAGTCTTTTCTTTCTGATCTGATGCTTGCCGGAGAGCAATTTTGTCATGGGGACTGGTCAAACATAAAAAAGAAGTACCGTTCTTTCAATGAGGGGGAACTGCTCCTTTTTTGCTTCTCTTCGGCATATATTGTGGCCTTACTGCATGATACTCTAAAATTTCCCATGGATCATAAGAG CATTGATGTTACAAATCAAATTCGGGGTGTCCCAGTTGACTGGGCTTTGGGCGCTTTTATTGTGCAGAAGACACCAAACCGGACAGAGTACTCAGATCTATCAGTTTCATATCTAGACAACTATGACTTTTCTGGGTTGGTGCCACTTATTTTCATTACTACTGTGGTTGTATTTACAGCATGCTCCATCCTGAAGTGGAGAAGACCTCACCTCAAGACAATATACGACATGGAGAAAGGCCGGTACATCATAACCAGGGTCAGCCGATGA